In one window of Cellulophaga sp. HaHa_2_95 DNA:
- the eno gene encoding phosphopyruvate hydratase, whose product MSIIISIHARQILDSRGNPTIEVDVFTENGVMGRAAVPSGASTGEHEAVELRDGGKAFMGKGVTKAIANVNTDIAEEIIGMSVFEQNLIDQTMIELDGTPNKSKLGANAILGVSLAVAKAAAEELGMPLYRYIGGVSANTLPVPMMNIINGGSHSDAPIAFQEFMVMPVKAESFSHAMQMGTEIFHNLKKVLHDRGLSTAVGDEGGFAPNLAGGTEDALDTIAKAVDKAGYKLGDDVMIALDCAAAEFYVDGKYDYTKFEGDTGVIRTSEEQAQYLADLAAKYPIISIEDGMDENDWDGWKSLTEKIGDKVQLVGDDLFVTNVERLSKGIENGIANSILIKVNQIGTLTETISAVNMAKNAGYTSVMSHRSGETEDNTIADLAVALNTGQIKTGSASRSDRMAKYNQLLRIEEELGSVAYYPKDKAFKLKK is encoded by the coding sequence ATGAGTATCATAATTAGCATTCATGCAAGACAGATTTTAGATTCAAGAGGTAACCCTACAATAGAGGTAGATGTGTTTACTGAAAATGGTGTAATGGGAAGAGCTGCGGTTCCTTCTGGAGCATCAACTGGAGAACATGAAGCTGTTGAACTTCGTGATGGAGGTAAGGCTTTTATGGGTAAAGGTGTTACAAAAGCTATTGCTAATGTAAATACTGATATAGCAGAAGAAATTATCGGAATGTCTGTTTTTGAGCAAAATCTTATCGATCAAACAATGATTGAATTAGATGGAACTCCAAATAAATCAAAATTGGGTGCTAATGCTATTTTAGGTGTTTCTTTAGCGGTTGCAAAAGCAGCGGCAGAAGAATTAGGAATGCCTTTATATAGATATATTGGTGGTGTTAGTGCTAATACATTACCAGTTCCTATGATGAATATTATCAATGGTGGTTCTCATTCAGATGCTCCTATTGCTTTTCAAGAATTTATGGTAATGCCAGTTAAGGCAGAAAGTTTTTCTCATGCCATGCAAATGGGAACTGAAATTTTCCATAACCTTAAAAAAGTATTACATGATAGAGGTTTAAGTACTGCTGTTGGTGATGAAGGTGGTTTTGCACCAAATTTAGCCGGAGGTACAGAAGATGCTTTAGATACTATTGCAAAAGCAGTAGATAAAGCAGGATACAAACTTGGGGATGACGTAATGATCGCTTTAGATTGTGCTGCAGCTGAGTTTTATGTAGACGGGAAATATGACTATACTAAATTTGAAGGTGATACAGGTGTTATTAGAACTTCTGAAGAGCAAGCTCAATACTTAGCAGATTTGGCGGCTAAATACCCAATCATATCTATCGAAGATGGTATGGATGAAAATGACTGGGATGGTTGGAAATCTTTAACAGAAAAGATTGGCGATAAAGTTCAATTAGTTGGTGATGATTTATTCGTAACGAATGTAGAGCGTCTTTCTAAAGGGATTGAAAATGGAATAGCAAATTCTATTTTGATTAAAGTAAACCAGATCGGTACCTTAACAGAAACAATTTCTGCAGTAAATATGGCTAAGAACGCTGGTTATACTTCAGTAATGTCTCACCGTTCAGGAGAAACAGAAGATAATACCATTGCAGATTTGGCAGTAGCATTGAATACAGGTCAAATAAAGACCGGTTCTGCTTCAAGATCTGATCGTATGGCAAAATACAATCAATTGTTAAGAATTGAAGAAGAGTTAGGCAGTGTTGCTTATTATCCAAAGGATAAAGCTTTTAAGTTAAAGAAATAA